Proteins from one Bacteroides zhangwenhongii genomic window:
- a CDS encoding DUF1735 domain-containing protein, which produces MKNKLLLLMLCAFFLLSCGDDEEMRYANIYFPLSTWASKCDFFIANFDYAKDTTYVVGVYCGGSLPVPQNVNVSIGLSVDSLKKLQVKESSFANYEVLPEGSYDITPADTVAMIKKNTNRGDLRIIFHTTKLDPTKQYVLPLRIKSTSHYELAPQHSYLFFGIKKQ; this is translated from the coding sequence ATGAAAAACAAATTGTTGTTACTAATGTTGTGTGCATTCTTTTTGCTTAGTTGTGGGGATGATGAAGAAATGCGATATGCAAATATTTATTTCCCATTATCTACATGGGCTTCAAAATGTGATTTTTTTATTGCAAATTTTGATTATGCTAAAGATACTACCTATGTTGTAGGAGTATATTGTGGAGGGAGTCTTCCTGTCCCTCAGAATGTAAACGTATCTATTGGGTTATCAGTTGATTCTTTGAAAAAACTTCAGGTGAAAGAATCTTCTTTTGCTAATTATGAGGTGCTCCCTGAAGGGAGTTATGATATTACTCCTGCAGATACAGTGGCAATGATCAAAAAAAATACAAATCGAGGAGATTTGCGAATTATCTTCCATACAACTAAACTAGATCCAACAAAGCAATATGTGTTGCCGTTGCGTATCAAGTCAACCTCTCATTATGAATTGGCTCCGCAACACAGTTATCTTTTCTTTGGAATAAAAAAACAATAA
- a CDS encoding glycoside hydrolase family 99-like domain-containing protein, whose protein sequence is MDRRTFLKSVGVKGMAAMTASVVGTEMLAAGDIPGEKLSEALERKVKANRLPEDLNMLVDDISLLSKPRNLTVACYTFPNYHVSALHNKIYGPNWTEYNLVRSARPWFSGHAQPRGPLLGELDESKPETWEKYNELCKQSGIDVLIWDWYWYNSEPCLHEALENGFLRASNKNDVKFACMWTNHPWYVLYPTAMTNGHNVYPPSFRPADSSLKECWQSLSYIISRYCHLENYWRIDDKPVICIWDPNRLEKMIGMSQTKQLFAELVGFAKKMGHKGLHFHSSGFYSPNSKEVGYNTAGSYNPFTWVADNYQPKNVELPDYGIAAADVAFKLWPKHHHDFDIPYLPSLSPGWDSTPRYIPPLVRPDKPNRDTWPGCVILEGENPASFKALVQAAFAYLNKHKDVPPILTIACFNEWTEGHYLLPDNRFGYGMLDALAEALGKGDNHLLHGK, encoded by the coding sequence ATGGATAGAAGAACATTCTTAAAATCAGTAGGGGTTAAAGGAATGGCTGCAATGACTGCCTCAGTAGTAGGTACGGAAATGTTGGCTGCAGGAGATATTCCAGGTGAAAAACTGTCGGAGGCGCTCGAACGGAAAGTAAAGGCAAATCGTTTACCGGAAGATTTGAATATGCTAGTTGATGATATATCTTTGTTAAGTAAACCTCGTAATTTAACGGTGGCTTGCTATACATTTCCCAATTATCATGTTTCTGCTCTGCATAATAAAATTTATGGTCCAAATTGGACTGAATATAATCTTGTAAGAAGTGCTCGTCCCTGGTTTTCGGGGCATGCACAACCTAGAGGGCCTCTGTTGGGAGAATTGGATGAGAGCAAGCCGGAAACATGGGAGAAATACAATGAGTTGTGTAAACAGAGTGGAATTGATGTTCTTATTTGGGACTGGTATTGGTATAATAGCGAACCCTGTTTGCATGAGGCTTTGGAGAATGGCTTTCTGAGGGCTTCAAACAAGAATGATGTAAAGTTTGCGTGTATGTGGACTAATCATCCTTGGTATGTACTGTATCCTACTGCAATGACGAATGGACATAATGTTTATCCTCCTAGTTTTAGACCTGCGGATAGTTCACTGAAAGAGTGTTGGCAGAGCTTATCATATATAATTTCTAGATATTGTCATTTAGAAAACTATTGGAGAATAGACGATAAACCAGTGATTTGTATTTGGGATCCTAATCGCTTGGAGAAGATGATCGGAATGTCACAAACTAAACAGCTGTTTGCAGAGTTGGTAGGGTTTGCGAAAAAAATGGGACATAAAGGATTGCATTTTCATTCATCAGGCTTTTATTCTCCTAATTCTAAGGAAGTTGGTTATAATACAGCTGGTTCCTATAATCCTTTTACTTGGGTTGCTGATAATTATCAGCCCAAGAATGTAGAGCTTCCTGATTATGGCATAGCGGCTGCTGATGTTGCTTTTAAATTGTGGCCGAAACATCATCATGATTTTGATATCCCTTATCTGCCCTCTCTTTCTCCAGGGTGGGATTCTACTCCGCGATATATACCTCCATTGGTGAGACCTGACAAGCCTAACCGGGATACTTGGCCCGGCTGTGTAATTTTAGAAGGTGAAAATCCTGCATCTTTCAAAGCATTGGTACAGGCGGCTTTTGCCTATTTGAATAAGCATAAAGATGTACCTCCCATTCTTACAATCGCTTGTTTCAATGAATGGACGGAAGGCCATTATCTGCTTCCTGATAATCGTTTTGGATATGGAATGCTGGATGCTTTGGCAGAAGCATTAGGGAAAGGGGATAATCATTTGCTACATGGCAAATAG
- a CDS encoding SusC/RagA family TonB-linked outer membrane protein has protein sequence MMKNYSKFHLLSKQTVFYKLICFVVFCSCVFYTLDVFAQKNKQIVIRGKVVNPKGEVLPNVLVDVKETLSFVLTDKEGCFTIAVPNEESCLIFTLDEYERTTVQVGKSRNMQLTLLRKVERYEDNLVHLMYGSQRESRLVTAVETVKGEQLEDIPVMFQNAAIAGLMMGVQSIQTTGLPGADNANLYVRGQRSWRSGSPVAFVDGRLRSFSLIDPHEIESISVYKDAGSLSILGLRGANGAFMATTRRGKEGRPIIRFNAQLSLSKPTQMPEYLDSYHYAQLYNEAYLNDNPGSEPVYKKEDLDLYASGTSPYTHPNVNWIDEILKKQTIAQRYNLSIQGGSSKAKYFVNFSYQNNDGLYKTAGLNTYNTNANFKVYSIRSNVDVSLTKDLLLSVDLFGRQQLRNNPGGSMSAEGLFKTVYSLPANIFPLNYGPDKVAGTNDYRKNPYGILNHSGYSKYIHSTMEASMKANQKLDFITKGLGVYASLAFDARFDNTINRSKAYMVYEYTGKDPITSEDLFTTWGEPGKQVNKNSFGDSKVRIFDVEAGMNYARIFGGKHDISGVLTFNRTQQTTDTQQMANFHQGLFGRASYAFDARYLAEFSFGYQGTEQLPPEKRYGFFPAISLGWVLSEEPFVKKTIGNDLLSFVKFYGSYGLTGTDDGLPYFYYLPTMSNKGSSRYHFGVNGTNVGGWGENSVFNSNVTWEESLKLNLGADIRLWKDRICLGFNYFKEKTSQILTTRYTVSTLSGYGFGGPLENIGKTENKGYEARIAYTDKWGDLCWTVGGNFSFIDNTILYNDEQPYPYDYQKRTGNSINDLYGYVSDGLYIDEQDRLNSPKTDFGAAYAGDIKYRDLNGDGVINEQDQRKIGDANLAEWSYGFFVGAAYKGFDVKALFTGVADRDYTYGDLNIMAFKNEAGNGNEWGGGSVQKYHWNNRYNPNDPSTWHTAKYPRLSLLGGTHNRLDSDFWQDNGNFLRLKTLEIGYTLPQNWTRKIRISKARIFYTGYNLFTWHKMRILDPESQPGVCNYPVQKVSSFGLSLQF, from the coding sequence ATGATGAAAAATTATAGTAAGTTTCACTTATTATCGAAGCAGACTGTTTTCTATAAATTGATTTGTTTTGTCGTTTTTTGTAGTTGTGTTTTTTATACATTGGATGTATTTGCTCAGAAAAACAAGCAAATTGTAATAAGAGGGAAAGTCGTGAATCCTAAAGGTGAAGTACTACCAAATGTCCTAGTTGATGTAAAAGAAACTTTGTCTTTTGTTTTAACAGATAAAGAAGGTTGCTTTACAATAGCTGTGCCTAATGAAGAATCTTGTTTGATATTTACATTGGATGAATATGAAAGAACAACGGTACAGGTAGGAAAAAGCCGCAATATGCAGCTTACTCTTCTTAGAAAAGTAGAAAGGTATGAGGACAATCTTGTACATTTAATGTATGGTTCACAAAGAGAATCGAGATTGGTTACAGCTGTAGAAACAGTTAAAGGTGAGCAGTTGGAGGACATCCCAGTTATGTTTCAGAATGCTGCAATCGCTGGACTAATGATGGGAGTTCAAAGTATTCAGACTACTGGTTTGCCGGGCGCTGATAATGCTAATTTATATGTACGTGGGCAACGTTCATGGAGGAGTGGTTCACCTGTTGCATTTGTAGATGGTCGTTTACGTTCGTTCTCTTTAATTGATCCTCATGAGATAGAATCTATTTCTGTGTACAAGGATGCAGGTTCTCTTTCGATATTGGGCTTAAGAGGGGCAAACGGAGCATTTATGGCTACTACTCGTCGAGGGAAAGAAGGAAGACCTATAATACGATTTAATGCACAGTTAAGTCTTTCGAAACCTACACAAATGCCGGAATATTTAGATTCGTATCATTATGCCCAATTATATAATGAAGCCTATCTTAATGATAATCCAGGGAGTGAACCGGTGTATAAAAAAGAAGATTTAGATTTATATGCAAGCGGTACATCTCCGTATACTCATCCAAATGTAAATTGGATTGATGAGATTTTAAAAAAACAAACAATAGCGCAACGTTATAATTTGAGCATTCAAGGAGGAAGTTCTAAGGCAAAGTATTTTGTTAATTTTTCATATCAAAATAATGATGGGTTATATAAAACAGCAGGACTGAATACATATAATACGAATGCTAATTTTAAGGTGTATTCTATCCGTTCTAATGTGGATGTTTCTTTAACTAAAGACCTGCTATTATCCGTAGATTTGTTTGGACGTCAACAGTTAAGGAATAATCCAGGGGGATCTATGAGTGCGGAAGGATTGTTTAAAACTGTATATTCCTTACCTGCTAATATTTTCCCCTTGAATTATGGACCGGATAAAGTAGCAGGAACTAATGATTATCGTAAGAATCCTTATGGGATCTTGAATCATAGTGGATATTCCAAATATATTCACAGTACTATGGAGGCTTCAATGAAAGCAAATCAAAAATTGGATTTTATCACAAAAGGATTGGGTGTGTATGCTTCGTTGGCTTTCGATGCCCGTTTTGATAATACGATTAACCGTAGTAAAGCATATATGGTATATGAATATACAGGTAAGGATCCGATTACAAGTGAAGATCTGTTTACCACATGGGGAGAACCTGGAAAACAGGTGAATAAGAATTCATTTGGTGATAGTAAAGTTCGTATTTTTGATGTAGAAGCAGGAATGAATTATGCGCGTATATTTGGAGGAAAGCATGATATATCTGGAGTCTTGACTTTTAATCGTACTCAGCAAACTACAGATACACAACAAATGGCGAACTTTCATCAAGGATTGTTTGGCCGTGCTTCCTATGCATTTGATGCTCGTTATCTGGCGGAATTTTCTTTTGGTTATCAAGGTACTGAGCAATTACCACCGGAAAAGCGCTATGGCTTTTTCCCGGCTATCTCATTGGGATGGGTTTTATCTGAGGAACCTTTTGTTAAAAAGACCATAGGAAATGATTTGTTGAGCTTTGTCAAGTTCTATGGTTCGTATGGCTTGACAGGGACTGATGATGGACTTCCTTATTTTTATTATCTGCCTACAATGTCTAATAAAGGTTCGAGCCGTTATCATTTTGGAGTGAATGGAACCAATGTAGGAGGATGGGGAGAAAATAGTGTTTTCAACTCCAATGTAACATGGGAAGAATCATTAAAATTAAACCTTGGTGCAGATATTCGTTTATGGAAGGATCGCATTTGCTTGGGATTCAATTATTTTAAGGAAAAAACGTCTCAGATATTAACAACTCGTTATACCGTATCTACTCTTTCGGGATATGGTTTTGGAGGTCCATTGGAGAATATAGGTAAGACGGAAAATAAAGGTTATGAAGCTCGCATTGCTTATACCGATAAGTGGGGAGATTTGTGTTGGACGGTAGGCGGTAATTTCAGTTTTATAGATAATACTATCTTATATAATGATGAGCAACCATATCCATATGATTATCAGAAACGTACAGGTAATTCTATCAATGATTTGTATGGCTATGTGTCAGATGGATTATACATTGATGAACAAGATCGTCTGAATAGTCCAAAAACAGATTTCGGAGCCGCTTATGCAGGTGATATTAAGTACAGAGACTTAAATGGTGACGGCGTTATTAATGAGCAGGATCAGCGTAAAATTGGAGATGCAAATTTAGCGGAATGGAGTTATGGATTCTTTGTAGGTGCTGCTTATAAAGGATTTGATGTAAAAGCACTGTTTACTGGTGTAGCAGATCGGGATTACACTTATGGTGACCTTAATATTATGGCTTTCAAGAATGAAGCTGGTAATGGAAATGAATGGGGAGGTGGCAGTGTACAAAAGTACCATTGGAATAATCGCTATAATCCTAATGATCCTTCTACTTGGCATACGGCTAAGTATCCTCGTTTATCTTTGTTGGGAGGAACACACAACCGCTTGGATTCGGATTTTTGGCAAGATAATGGAAATTTCCTCCGATTAAAAACTTTAGAAATAGGCTACACGCTCCCACAAAATTGGACTCGCAAGATTAGAATATCAAAAGCACGTATTTTTTATACTGGATATAATCTTTTTACTTGGCACAAAATGCGTATTCTAGATCCGGAGAGCCAGCCGGGTGTATGTAACTATCCGGTGCAGAAAGTGTCAAGCTTTGGTTTGAGTCTTCAATTTTAA
- a CDS encoding glycosyl hydrolase 115 family protein: protein MVRLILCLLVMILCSPVAWTQVSLTKSNNKSNEFGLVNRKGNASLYVDGRDFEVVKKAAKLFSDDVQLVTGQGIQVGTTESKLVRNSIIVGTLGHNELIDKLVTKKKLNVSLLKERWESYLVEIVHNPFPGVNKALIVVGSDRRGTAYGLFSISELIGVSPWYWWADAPVAKYNELNIKVDKFVSKEPTVKYRGIFINDEDWGLLRWAKKTFEKERGNIGPKTYAKVCELLLRLKANYLCPAMHEASTAFNKIPENKLVADSFAIVMGSVHCEPLLFNNASEWDKKTMGEWDYINNKDMLNKVLKQRVVENSAYENVYTLALRGLHDKAMSGSNDMKERVKMLGEALNAQRQLLVDVIKKPANEIPQAFTPYKEVLDVYSAGLDLPEDVTIIWPDDNYGYMKRLSSPREQKRSGRAGVYYHVSYLGKPHDYLWMSTTSPSLMYEELRKAYDTTADRIWLLNVGDIKSCEASMNLFLAMAYDIDSFDYNNISLYQARWLANIFGDKYYNDFVDITNTFYHQAFSRKPEFMGWGYQWATNRHGKERNTDTDFSFANYREADLRLAAYERIGAKVGEILNELPEEYKPGFYQLLYYPVKGCELINKMVLTGQKNRWYVLQQRAAANKLKEQAKVYYDSLQTITQGYNSLLNGKWEHVMTTRQGFAASYFELPQLRTVELFDVPSLGIWVEEEDVLKGKASFHLLPVFSTYLRQSYYFDVFNKGKGVLDWNIKTSEDWIQVDKNQGSTDTEHRVWVSIDWKKVPVGERISGVIEVSAGNAGKENIYVSVFNPVSPLLTEIDTLFVEHNGYVSINAADYHRKVENEAIKIMTIPNLGFENASVQLGNPIAPAQKTGSSIVPRVEYDFYTFGQGSVDVYTYVLPTFTLSADKGYAGHEATNIETRYGVCVDDGPVMNPSTSSFEYAQIWYESALKNCRINKTTLHISKPGKHTVKVLCGDAGTVLQKIVLDFGGMKRSYLGPQPTKAK, encoded by the coding sequence ATGGTAAGATTAATTTTATGTCTGTTGGTTATGATACTATGTTCGCCAGTTGCTTGGACACAAGTATCTTTAACCAAAAGTAATAATAAGTCTAACGAGTTTGGACTGGTGAACCGGAAAGGGAATGCGAGCCTTTATGTTGATGGGCGGGACTTTGAGGTTGTAAAGAAAGCAGCTAAGCTTTTTTCTGATGATGTACAATTAGTAACAGGTCAGGGTATTCAAGTAGGAACTACCGAAAGCAAATTAGTTCGAAATAGCATTATAGTAGGTACACTTGGGCATAATGAGCTGATAGATAAATTAGTTACTAAAAAGAAACTGAATGTTAGTTTATTGAAAGAACGTTGGGAAAGTTATTTGGTAGAGATAGTCCATAATCCTTTTCCAGGTGTTAATAAGGCACTAATTGTTGTTGGTAGTGATCGTCGTGGCACTGCTTATGGATTGTTTTCTATCTCCGAACTAATTGGTGTTTCTCCTTGGTACTGGTGGGCGGATGCCCCTGTCGCAAAGTATAATGAGTTAAATATTAAAGTTGATAAGTTTGTTTCTAAAGAGCCTACGGTAAAGTATCGTGGTATTTTTATCAATGATGAAGACTGGGGCTTACTACGTTGGGCAAAAAAGACATTCGAAAAGGAACGTGGAAATATAGGTCCTAAAACATATGCGAAAGTATGCGAACTTCTTTTGCGTCTGAAAGCAAACTATTTATGTCCGGCCATGCATGAGGCTTCTACTGCATTTAATAAGATACCAGAAAATAAACTGGTTGCTGATAGTTTTGCGATTGTAATGGGATCTGTACATTGTGAACCTCTCTTGTTTAATAATGCTAGTGAGTGGGATAAAAAGACTATGGGCGAATGGGACTATATCAATAATAAGGATATGCTTAATAAAGTGTTAAAGCAGCGTGTTGTGGAAAATTCGGCTTATGAGAATGTCTATACTCTTGCTTTACGTGGCCTTCACGACAAAGCAATGAGTGGTAGCAACGATATGAAGGAACGTGTTAAAATGTTGGGAGAAGCTTTAAATGCCCAGCGGCAACTTCTAGTGGATGTTATCAAGAAGCCAGCTAATGAAATACCACAAGCTTTTACTCCTTATAAAGAAGTTCTAGATGTATATAGTGCGGGTCTTGATTTACCTGAAGATGTTACTATCATTTGGCCTGATGATAATTATGGATATATGAAGCGGTTGAGTAGTCCTCGCGAGCAAAAACGTTCAGGTCGTGCAGGGGTTTATTATCATGTTTCTTATTTGGGAAAACCGCACGATTATCTGTGGATGAGTACGACTTCTCCTTCATTGATGTATGAAGAGTTGCGCAAAGCTTATGATACAACAGCTGACCGTATCTGGTTATTAAATGTTGGTGATATCAAGTCATGTGAGGCTTCTATGAATTTATTTTTGGCAATGGCGTATGATATAGATTCGTTTGATTATAATAATATATCTCTTTATCAAGCTCGCTGGCTAGCTAATATATTTGGTGATAAGTACTATAATGATTTTGTGGATATAACGAATACTTTTTATCATCAGGCTTTCTCTCGTAAGCCGGAGTTTATGGGATGGGGATACCAGTGGGCTACTAACAGACATGGAAAAGAACGTAATACCGACACTGATTTTTCATTTGCCAATTATCGGGAGGCAGATTTAAGATTGGCTGCTTATGAACGTATCGGTGCAAAGGTTGGGGAGATATTGAATGAATTGCCAGAAGAATATAAGCCGGGATTTTATCAGTTACTTTATTATCCCGTGAAAGGTTGCGAATTGATAAATAAGATGGTACTGACGGGGCAAAAGAATAGGTGGTATGTTTTGCAACAGAGAGCGGCGGCGAACAAATTGAAAGAACAGGCGAAAGTATATTATGATAGTTTACAAACTATTACTCAAGGGTATAATTCTTTATTGAATGGTAAATGGGAACACGTTATGACTACCCGTCAAGGATTTGCAGCTTCTTATTTTGAACTACCACAATTGAGAACAGTGGAATTGTTCGATGTTCCTTCGTTGGGAATATGGGTAGAGGAAGAGGATGTGTTGAAGGGAAAAGCTAGTTTTCACCTGTTGCCTGTATTTAGTACCTATTTACGTCAATCGTATTACTTCGATGTATTCAATAAAGGTAAAGGGGTGTTAGATTGGAACATAAAAACTTCGGAAGACTGGATACAAGTTGATAAGAATCAAGGAAGTACAGATACAGAACACAGAGTCTGGGTTTCTATAGATTGGAAGAAGGTTCCTGTTGGAGAGCGAATTTCTGGTGTTATTGAAGTGTCCGCAGGCAATGCTGGAAAAGAGAATATATACGTTTCAGTATTTAACCCTGTGTCTCCTCTATTAACTGAAATAGATACTCTGTTTGTCGAGCATAACGGATATGTTTCTATTAATGCTGCTGATTATCATAGAAAGGTCGAAAATGAAGCTATTAAGATTATGACTATCCCTAATTTAGGATTTGAGAATGCATCTGTACAATTGGGTAACCCGATTGCTCCTGCACAAAAAACAGGTAGCAGTATTGTGCCGCGTGTAGAATATGATTTTTATACTTTCGGTCAAGGGTCGGTAGATGTATATACTTATGTGTTGCCCACTTTCACCTTGAGTGCAGATAAAGGTTATGCTGGTCATGAGGCGACTAACATTGAAACTCGTTATGGGGTGTGCGTTGACGATGGTCCAGTGATGAACCCGTCGACATCTTCTTTTGAGTATGCACAGATATGGTATGAAAGTGCTTTGAAAAATTGTCGTATCAATAAAACGACATTACATATTAGCAAACCAGGGAAACATACTGTAAAGGTTTTGTGTGGGGATGCTGGTACGGTTCTACAAAAGATTGTATTGGATTTTGGAGGTATGAAACGTTCTTATTTGGGGCCACAACCGACAAAGGCCAAATAA
- a CDS encoding glycosyl hydrolase 115 family protein — protein MKKATLFLLLFCFVTTSYSQVSLSNSLKDKNQFPIVTSASKAVLCYDDADEEVVKRTAKLLVEDISRVTDKKLQLVSNLPSRQGYIVLVGTLGKNKAIDQLVATKRIDVSKVLGGWEQYAIDLVDNPFPGIKKALIVAGSDRRGTAYGMFSISEVIGVSPWYWWADAPVVKRKSLCLNVNAFSSKAPSVKYRGIFINDEDWGLKPWASKTFEPKVGDIGPKTYAKICELLLRLKANYLCPAMHSCTKAFNHYPDNKLVADSFAIVMGSVHCEPLLFNNASEWDRKTMGEWNYVTNRDGINDVLRKRVHENGKYENVYTLAMRGIHDAVMAGNLTLEEQARVLERAFDDQREILSSELHKPANQIPQAFTPYKEVLETYDHGMNLPEDVTIVWSEDDFGYMKRLSNSKERQRSGRSGVYYHVSYWGPPKHYLWIASTPPALMYEELEKAYRSTADRLWVVNVGDIKPAEYHITLFMDMAYDIERFNYDNINVHCVDFLCRIFGEKYRADFTDIQQTYFKLAFARKPEYMERRTDTEFSIQNYNEVDRRLADYERIAMKAENIMKDLEEEFIPAFFQLVYYNVKGATLVNQMTLGGQKNRSYVAQQRSTANLMKDKVKVYGDSLELITEQYNSLLDGKWKGMMSLIHGGARSFERARVDSVRLASIPVLGVSCESEDNQKGVVNIHTIPCFNKYLPTSHYIDVFNKGTGILKWKASTSVPWILIDKKKGKTRYEDRINVSIDWEKAPVGEDGNGSIDIYTDEDEKKTIFVSVFNPATPSVEELKGLYVENNGYVSIDAAGFHRKKEIGEIKFDIVEGLGFDNKVVRLGDPFVKTPYLDGLVLTSNYVAPVRGNNYPVLEYDFYSFQTGPVDVYTYMMPIFPLDNEHGSRYGVMVDNSPVYLPEAGASYYSTPWIQSVLRNCRINKTTHFIDKPGKHSVKIYCAHPGMMLQKVVVDFGGLKKSYMGPESTKVN, from the coding sequence ATGAAGAAAGCAACTTTATTTTTATTGCTATTCTGTTTTGTTACTACGAGCTATTCGCAAGTATCTTTATCGAATAGTCTGAAAGACAAAAACCAGTTCCCAATTGTTACATCTGCATCAAAAGCGGTACTCTGTTATGATGATGCAGATGAAGAGGTTGTGAAACGAACTGCAAAGTTATTAGTAGAAGACATAAGCCGGGTTACTGATAAAAAGTTGCAACTAGTATCTAATTTACCTTCAAGGCAAGGATATATTGTTTTAGTTGGAACATTGGGAAAGAATAAGGCTATTGATCAGTTGGTTGCCACTAAAAGAATAGACGTTAGCAAGGTACTTGGTGGATGGGAGCAATATGCAATTGATTTGGTAGACAATCCTTTCCCGGGAATTAAAAAAGCGTTAATTGTAGCAGGCTCTGACAGGCGGGGTACAGCTTATGGGATGTTTTCTATTTCAGAAGTCATAGGTGTATCTCCTTGGTATTGGTGGGCAGATGCCCCAGTGGTTAAAAGAAAGTCTTTATGTTTGAATGTTAATGCTTTTTCTTCTAAGGCTCCTTCTGTTAAATATCGCGGAATTTTTATTAATGATGAAGACTGGGGTTTGAAGCCATGGGCTTCAAAGACTTTTGAGCCTAAGGTTGGAGATATAGGTCCTAAAACCTATGCAAAGATTTGTGAATTGTTGCTTCGTTTGAAGGCCAACTATTTATGCCCGGCAATGCATTCTTGTACGAAAGCATTTAATCATTATCCTGATAATAAATTAGTAGCAGATAGCTTTGCTATTGTAATGGGGTCCGTACATTGTGAACCGTTGTTATTCAATAATGCTTCAGAATGGGATCGTAAGACAATGGGAGAATGGAACTATGTGACTAATCGTGACGGTATTAATGACGTTTTGCGTAAACGGGTACATGAAAACGGCAAGTATGAGAATGTATACACATTGGCTATGCGCGGAATTCATGATGCGGTAATGGCTGGTAACTTGACCTTAGAGGAGCAGGCACGAGTCTTAGAAAGGGCTTTTGATGATCAGCGGGAGATTCTGTCAAGTGAGCTACATAAACCAGCCAATCAGATACCACAAGCATTTACTCCCTATAAAGAAGTATTGGAAACTTACGATCATGGCATGAATTTGCCTGAGGATGTTACCATAGTATGGTCAGAAGATGATTTTGGATATATGAAGCGTCTTAGTAACTCGAAAGAACGGCAGCGTTCTGGTCGTTCGGGAGTCTATTATCATGTTTCTTATTGGGGACCTCCCAAACATTATTTATGGATAGCTTCTACACCTCCGGCACTGATGTATGAAGAGTTGGAAAAGGCATATCGCTCGACTGCAGATAGACTTTGGGTTGTGAATGTTGGTGATATCAAGCCTGCGGAATATCACATTACTTTATTTATGGATATGGCTTATGATATTGAGCGTTTTAATTATGATAATATTAATGTTCATTGTGTAGATTTCCTCTGCCGGATATTTGGTGAGAAGTATAGGGCTGATTTTACAGATATTCAACAGACATATTTTAAACTGGCTTTTGCTCGTAAACCTGAATACATGGAGCGTAGAACTGATACAGAATTCTCGATCCAAAATTACAATGAGGTTGATAGGCGATTGGCGGATTATGAACGTATTGCCATGAAAGCGGAAAATATAATGAAAGATTTGGAAGAAGAGTTTATTCCGGCATTTTTCCAATTGGTATATTATAATGTAAAAGGAGCGACATTGGTAAACCAAATGACATTAGGCGGACAGAAGAATCGTTCTTATGTTGCTCAGCAACGATCAACTGCTAATCTTATGAAAGATAAGGTTAAGGTATATGGTGATAGCTTGGAACTGATAACGGAACAGTATAATTCACTATTAGATGGTAAATGGAAGGGTATGATGTCTTTGATTCATGGTGGAGCGCGTTCTTTTGAACGTGCTAGAGTTGATTCAGTCAGGTTGGCATCTATACCTGTGTTAGGTGTTTCTTGTGAAAGTGAGGATAATCAGAAAGGGGTAGTAAATATTCATACAATTCCTTGTTTTAATAAATATCTACCAACTTCTCATTATATTGATGTGTTTAACAAGGGAACAGGAATTTTGAAATGGAAAGCGAGTACCTCTGTACCCTGGATTTTAATAGATAAGAAGAAAGGAAAAACTCGTTATGAGGACAGAATTAATGTTTCTATCGATTGGGAGAAAGCACCGGTCGGAGAAGATGGAAATGGTTCGATAGATATCTATACGGATGAAGATGAAAAGAAGACTATATTTGTGTCTGTATTTAATCCGGCTACACCTTCTGTGGAAGAACTGAAAGGCTTGTATGTAGAAAATAATGGATATGTTTCTATTGATGCAGCTGGTTTTCATCGAAAGAAGGAAATAGGGGAGATTAAATTTGATATAGTAGAAGGGCTTGGATTTGATAATAAGGTCGTTCGTTTGGGAGATCCTTTTGTTAAAACTCCTTATTTGGATGGTTTAGTTTTAACATCTAATTATGTGGCTCCTGTACGTGGTAATAATTATCCGGTATTAGAATATGATTTTTATTCTTTTCAAACTGGTCCAGTTGATGTATATACATATATGATGCCTATTTTCCCATTGGATAATGAACATGGTTCACGTTATGGGGTGATGGTGGATAATAGTCCGGTGTATTTACCGGAAGCTGGTGCTTCTTATTATAGTACTCCATGGATTCAGAGTGTACTGAGAAATTGTAGAATCAATAAAACGACTCATTTTATAGACAAACCAGGTAAACATTCCGTAAAAATTTATTGTGCACATCCTGGTATGATGTTACAGAAGGTTGTAGTTGACTTCGGTGGTTTGAAAAAGTCGTATATGGGACCAGAATCAACTAAAGTAAATTAA